ttttttttattttttattttattttattttatttttattaaattaattaaattattctatttattatccatacactacatatttattataaaaaaaattaaaataaatataatgtgtaaAGTGTGAaaatgacaagaagaattttcatAATAGATGATGctacttcttctcttctttttatctatttatcatttattttcattattagactatatataaaatataaattcacctCAATTCATCTAGACTAATTATTAAGACTTGTAAAACACATCTCATAATAAGCAGCACAGAATTAAGTGACagtgatttttatttcttacttttttgGTCATGTAAACATTTagaggaaaaatatatatttatatttctctaaattatacattaatatatggtttgttgtttttattattttatatatatttagataaataataataataaatagtaaataatatgTTATTATGTAATATGCATGAGAATAATAAATAGCATTGAAACGAGTAATCAAGGTGGGAAATTGACGTGTTGTgggataaaatagaaaataaaataaaagatactTCTCTCAATATACGCTCTGCTTTCTCTATCTCCCTCTTCCATCTTTGCTCAAAAACTTGGCTATGCCTTTGGGTTTGTATTAAGGTTTTAAAAACCGTTtcattccggccggaatggccAGAATTTTTCCtgccggaacagtgaccggaatCGAATAGGTGTCTATTCCGTTCCGGATCAAATTCTGGCCGTTCCAGTCAATTCCGGCCAGAATAGTAATTCcggttccaaaaaaaaaaaaaaactctcttataaataagttgaaaaataataaataaaattgtatttttagaattcaaatacctctttccgtgcactagaaatattgttacttttaataatctgtctattctttaatttttttcctttatttttgtgtcttaactcaagtttatgatttttttcaatatatattcattttataaatctttaattcttctatatatatacacatatacatatcacacacttacatatatatgtatttattttattaattgttagtttatatatacatataaatatttatatataatatataattaatcccgaaacggtacaccgaaacgtactggtatcgaaatattccgttccagtacctcgaccggaatggtctccggaacggatttcaaaactttggtttgtACCTCAAATTCGTTAACCTACGAGATTTGGGATAACCTTTTTCACCCTCAATTCCTCTAAGATGAAGCACAAATTACTACTAAGGAGATATATTAACTTTAGCATCAAAGACTTTCCAGCCTCCACTAAGGCTCTCAACTCTCTATATTTTCTTAAGTGTGCTggtaaaaaattcaatattcgAGTTGCTGGAACCAAACCCAAAAGCATATAAAACACGACGTTAAtacatacaccacatatttgataagggaaaagaattaaaattaaaaaaatttatgtgtgGTGTGTAATATTGAGATGATgggtagaatttttcttattgtaTCTATACACCTATTAGGCCTCCAGTGGAAGAGAAGGTAAGTAATTGCAAAGCCTGTATATTTTTGGTGATCCCAatcttctttttattctttaaattttcaatctttTAAACATGGAAAGATGAGTCTCTGTGACGATTCACAAGAATTTTTCTCACTGATTGAATTGAGCTCTTTAAATTGCAATTACTATATTCTATTACTGCATTATGCTCAAgattttactctctttttttttcaatttaaatgtTGGTCTGTACTTATAATGTTACATATATGGCCTAATcttgtgttttctttttctttttttccccaatTTTCAGAGGACCCTCATAGTTaacttccatttccaactctAACctgaattcaaataaaagcataaaaaaaaatgaggttacCAAAGGAGAGTTTCTGTCATTACCTCCCAAAATCACTTCAACATGTCCAAAGCTCAAAGTTCATGCAGCATTCAGCTTGTCCGGCCTCTCAACCCCCGATTCCCTGATGAATCACTACCTTATAAAGTAAGATCACAGAACAAAAGGCCACATCCCATTTAAGCAATTTTGTGTCTCTCTCAATTTTGATACATCCCTAGTCGTCGGTTCTATTAGTTTGTTAAAGGGAATTGTGGAAGACCCAATTATCAAGCCGGCAGGTTCAAGTCTATTGAATCAACAACTACCTTTTGGCTACTTCCTCCCACCCGCAAAGGAGCAAATTGGCCAAGCGACAATCATTTGTTTTCACCTTATTTATCCGGGTCCTCATCTCTGACCTTTCATTATGGTTACAGATGGGTGATGCAGGAAGCGCCTACCTAGGgccagagagagggagagagagagcatgcgCCTGAGGTTTGGGTTTTTAAAGCTAATTGTGCaaattaattttcatgaatttttttcctCCCTTAGTCTGAAAATCTTTTTTGAAAAGACCATCTTGGAAATTATAAGTATTACAAAATAATCAGTAACATCTTGTTAAAAAGAAACAACCTCCGTTCTAAGTACAGGAAATGGAGTACATCCTCCAATCAAAATTTTGTGCAGCGATCCGTGAATTTATGACCAGCCCAAAACATAGTCAAGAACATAGACCAGGGCAAGGGAGAATGGGTAAAGTAGTAAAGCTACAAGAGCTGTCCAAAGAGGGAAATAAGTGCGGAAGCTGGCGAAGCAACCCACCACAACGCAGACAATAATAATAACCAGCACTTCAGATGAGAAATCCCATGTCAATCCCCTAATGTAAACAAGGGCTAAGAACACTGAGAGGCAGAGGACATTATTCATTGTTGCTGAACCATATAGCTGCATGCACCaacatatatatgaattataatcAATCGAGGTACAAAGAGAAGCAAAATATCTGAGTTGTAATTCTACAAATGAATTATGAATAACATTGACATCTATATTTTGGCTGATTGTTTTCCTTTAGCTAAGGAGTCGTGGTGCACCATAGCCAGACGAATTCTACCGAGAACGCTaaatgaattctttattttcatacatttttttatatccttaaacattttaaaaaaatctacaacatctttaatcactaaattacaaaattaaaaatttaaaaaaaaaaaaaaaggttattgaGACCCATCCTCGGGACAACCAGCATTTCCCTTAGCTAAGACACCAAAAATACTATTTGGTATATATATCTTGAAACTTCTGCAATTTATCCGGCATTCCACCCTATAGAACAAGTTGATATGAAGAGTGTGGGATGAGAAACAAACCTCAGAAAATGTCAATGAGGCAGTTTTACGTTTGGCACGACTAGCGAATATAATTGCTGACACAGCTTCGCTAGAGTTGGTAGCAAAAGGCAGCACGATGAAGGAGATGAAGAAAGCAGGAATACCGGTGGCATCAGAAAAGTTATCAACAGCATCTACCAGGGGGTCAGCAACTGCGGCAGCAATGACAGTTCCCAGCAACAACAATAACACTGCTTTGATAGATGTCCCCCTGTAACCCCTAGCATCCTCAAATTCTTCATCGCTTTCATCACCCACATCCAACAAATCAAGCTCTCTAACTGTGTCCTAATAAATGAGTTTCCAAAGAAGTCAAGCATcttgtttgaaatgaaaatcatGATCGAACACAATACAGCTCAATTTAATTACCTGGAGAAGGGCATTTAAAAACGCAAGTGTGAGAGAACCAGGACCACCAGAGGCAATCCGTATACGCGTTGCCCTCTTCAGCCATTGAGAAACGCACTTGACAAACTCTCTCTCGTCAATGTGACCATCATGGGATGTATCAAAATCATTCATTAATTTAGCAACGGCATCATCCTTTTTCAGGTCAATCTCTACAAACCGAATTCCAGCAACCAATGCTGTCAATTCACTGTATGAAATTTTTCCATCGCCATTTGTGTCTACTACAAAAAACAACCTGCCATGATATTGAACAGAAATCAGCAAATACCAGGAAAGACTTTGTAATGGGAAAAAAACAGTTACAAGTTTTAACAAAATCAagatttaacaaaaaaactaacTCTTTAATGCCGTCCTCATCAGGTTCACCATTATCCTTGAGCAGCCTTCCCACTGTCCGGTCTCTTAGATACCTTAGAAGTCCAAATATAACACGCTTGTGCTTCACATAAGATATTTTCCTCCTCTGGATCCAAGGTTGAAGAACCTGCAAAACGTTTTCCATGTTATCCATCCAACAACCAATGCTCTCAATTCACTGTATATGTGCGAAAGGAGCGAGTTTGAGATTATGCTGAATGGACTGTTCCTCACCTTCAAATTCCTTTGGCAACGgtgaacaaggaaaaaaaataaaaaaaccttaGGGCCCAATGTGCACTGAGCCCAGTCTCTAAAGAGGAACTAAGGATGGTGGATAATGAAGTACTTAAAACTACGTCACGAGTACTTCATTTGAGATGTGCTTCGGGACTCTTATCAAATTACTTGGtggaaaattaaatttcatcACTTGCATACTGTGAGGTCAAAATCTAAATCAGATTTTATATAGAATAGGTTCAAACCTAAATACATGGTATTTACATGGGATTCCTCTGTTATTCTTATGCGGGATGCTGGTGTGAATCTAAAATTAATTCATTAAAGCCGCACCAAGCATTCAACAGGTTATGCATAGTATACAAGTTTAGTTTATCAATATTACAAGCTTTCGTCAAACCAAAAAATTATTAGCTTAATGCTTTGGCGTTGTCAAGCTTTTTACGGGATCATAGTTCACTTCCCTTCTAATACCCCCGACTAAAATTCCTGCCATCCCCTAACCTGATTTCAACCATGTATTAAGTGAAAAACCAGCAGTTTTAACAATGTGAGCGTGGACCAGTACTTTGGTTGTTTTATCGGGTCCATAAGATAAACCAGAGCCcaaaagcagtttttttttttttaaatgtctttGAAACTTCTTTCATTCATGTCCCTCCAAACGCACTACCATTGGCATATTAAGACCATCTTTCATACTGATGCAATTTGATAACTGCCCCGAATGCCTCTCCAAGAAGTTAGGAGGTCGCTTACCCTTCTCAACATCACTCAAGCTAGTCCCAACCGAGCAAAGACGTCATTCCATAAAGTCATAACAATGTCACAATAAAGTAATAGATGATCAATGGACTCTCCGTtattcttacacatacaacaccaatccatgaCTATGATTTAATGTTTCTTCAAGTTGTCTAGAATGATAATCTTTCCCAAAGAAGCCATCCATACAAAAAATGATGCCTTTAGAGGTGCCTTTGTCTTTCAAATACTCTTCCATGAGAATGGATTTGTGTTGAATGTGGTCATGATTTGGTAGAAAGAGTGTACTATGTATATCCCTCTTTTAGAGGGTACCAAAAGATCTTCTCTTCAACTCCccttgaaaaaaaattgagtatACAAGAGAGCACCGtaaaaaatcaattttccaATCTTGTGCATCTTTGATTCCATTGGAGAATACCATTGGAGATGATTAATAGATCCGCAATTGaggcttctttcattcttgttaAGCCATAAACTTGTGGATATACTTTCTTGAGTGCCCTATCACTGCATcatacatcatgccaaaatttaaCCTTCAATCCATTACCCACAGTAAAGCAAATATTTCTTGCATATATATCACAACCTCTTCTTATATTCTTTCATAGCCCCACTACATAAGCCTCACTCACCTGATTAGAACACCATGGTTCCCCTTGCTTCAATTTGATGATGATTCTCCACAAGGCTTCCTTGTTCATAGAGGCTAGACAAACCCATTCGGCCCCACCCGGGGAGTTCACATCAACAAAGAAGAGAGCAAGTGAATCAAGGGCATGCTTGGAGAATGAGACAAGATTAGAGTTCtgtgaatagtattaaaataatttgtgaataatagtaaaaaggtttgagttaagatgttttattgagttttgggaaataagtgagaaaaaattgaataaaaatattataaaattaaaatattgtcataatataatatttttaattttatttaaaattttgtattattattattttttaaatttaggaaagttataatgattatgtaataattgaaaattaattttgtttgagtgatgtttgaaaataaaattatgagaaattatgagataagatgagatgatttgtatTTTCAAACAAGCCTTCAGTCACCTTTCTTCCCGTCCCAATGATGCGTATTTAGGGGTGAGAATCGGCTGGTCCGGACCGGccatttttggaccggacccAATTCAGTTCGGTCCATTTTTAGGAGGACCGAAGTCATTCAGTCCGGTCCCGATCCAGGGGTTTtccaccccggaccggaccaaatgaaaaaaaaaagataaaataaatataatttatataaataattttataaattaattatataattttttacttatactaatatttataattatatactaatactaatagtctaatatggtattaaaaaaaataatactaatagtctaatattataatatactatagttatacttatactaatgtagactatatagttatattaaatactataagtaatactaatactaatatataactaaatcactataagtataactgtataactatatatttagtatgaatatattattatattctttaatgtataactataatatatagtactactatatatattaatatattaacatattataagagttatagtataaattataatatagaaattataatatactaatactaatatatagctatacaattagtctactattaatactattatatagttatacttttcactataattagtattaatatatagttatatagttgtactaatactattagtctgttatatagtctaagactcttaagtctaatataggatatatggttataactaatactaatattattaatactaataatgtagaaaatagttatactaactgattgattcaacataactaatattattaatactagtataagtttataactatatatattattaatagttATAGACTATCAGTATAATAATAGTCTATACTAATCGTTaattataatactaatactataagtaatactttactaatttataccataactcttataatatgttaatatattaatatatactagtaccatatattatagttaatagttatatattaaatagtataataatccattgatactaaatatatatagttatagaattATAATGGATTCGTAATATATAGACTTTACTAATAGTTTataactaatcataaattcataataactaaatcattataagtttataactatatatatttagtatcaatgtattattatactatttaatgtataactattaactataatatatagtactagtatatattaatatattaacatattataagagttatggtataaattataatatatcatatatgtataaatttataatgtattagtatagttaacttaatatgtaatatgttagtattaaatcactataactatatagagtattagtaatatagtatttaatatgaCTAcgtagagtattagtaataagagtattacttttatttaatatagtatgacatagagtattaataaatatgtaatgtttgaagagatatagtaatactagtatattacatataatattactattattacatatagttattagttatagtattagtactagtgtattattagttatagcaaataaattaagaactattactaatttactatatactaatagtattagcatattattaatatatataatagtatactatatatattaaatatatcacaatataattacataagtattaaataaaatgtcataggatttaaaaaaaaaaaaaagtcaactatggaccgaatggaccaaccggaccagaccggaccgTCCTGACCCTTAGGGAATTCGGTCCAGGAGTTcagtccggtccagggtggaaaaaccctggaccgaataggtctggtccggtccgtaaaaccttcccggactggaccgaactcacccctatgCGTATTGCTCAACTTCTTGCATACTAAGGGTTagtttggaaataattttcatcatATCACATCGCATCTCATCCAatctcatttccttcccaaacatcattaaaatacgaacacttttaaactaatcattacaacatttCCAAACTAGTTGTTATaacttttcttaattttcatataaaacacaaaaaataatttaattttttcaaaactcaaaacaaaaattattttaaaaaattatattttgacaatatattaattttataatatttttta
This Carya illinoinensis cultivar Pawnee chromosome 11, C.illinoinensisPawnee_v1, whole genome shotgun sequence DNA region includes the following protein-coding sequences:
- the LOC122280597 gene encoding sodium/calcium exchanger NCL-like, which codes for MSKHRILSFLLILFFFLILRDPSYGRFITHRTYFSLSSDLVSDGVQQLRGPPCLALNRSSSFSAESTCEQTYGFLPCTTTVLGNIFLIVVYGYLMFLSATYLSNGSELLLKILGPGIVGALFLPILGALPDAMLILVSGLSGSTETAQSQVSVGMGLLAGSTIMLLTIIWGTCVIVGKCDLVDGVALDLLYTKGFNLTESGVSTDIWTSYTAMIMVLSVIPFLIVQILQVLNSTSGRHLAVLIALIVSLLLLISYCLYQVLQPWIQRRKISYVKHKRVIFGLLRYLRDRTVGRLLKDNGEPDEDGIKELFFVVDTNGDGKISYSELTALVAGIRFVEIDLKKDDAVAKLMNDFDTSHDGHIDEREFVKCVSQWLKRATRIRIASGGPGSLTLAFLNALLQDTVRELDLLDVGDESDEEFEDARGYRGTSIKAVLLLLLGTVIAAAVADPLVDAVDNFSDATGIPAFFISFIVLPFATNSSEAVSAIIFASRAKRKTASLTFSELYGSATMNNVLCLSVFLALVYIRGLTWDFSSEVLVIIIVCVVVGCFASFRTYFPLWTALVALLLYPFSLALVYVLDYVLGWS